The genomic interval GTGCGTACTGCCGCCCGCGGCGGCGCGGATCGTGTGGTCGTCCAGTCGATGGGCTGTGGTCAGCGCCGGTTCGTCGCGTTGCAGCAGTCGCAGGGCGTCGCTGATCTCGATCAGCATGTCGGTCACCCGGGTTTCGCCGCGCCTGCTCGCCTGCGCGCGGAACCGGACCTGCGGATAGCGCCGCGTCAGCCACTCGTGCAGCGGCGCCAGCTCTTCGATGTAGGACCGGGCCAGGCGGGTGCTCCGGAACGCGCCGAGGACGGCCGGGCCCACGCTCCCGGCCACCAGCAGCAGACTCGCGACGATCTGGATGGTGGCGGTGAGCAGTTGGGCCCACTGCGGCGGCATCGCGGGCCACAGCAGGACCACCAGGATCACCCAGGCCTCATAGACGGCGTACACGGCCACTACGCCGACCAGGACGTTGAGCAGGGCGCGCCGCCAGTGCCGTTCGCGCGCGCCGGCGCGGGCGGCGACGACGCCCAGTGTGCACATCGCGTGCATGGTCACCATCGCCTGCAAGACCCAATAGAGCTGCATGCGCGGATGGCCGTCGAATTCGCGCCCGAAGCCCGCACCGTGTGGTTGCTGTGGAGAAGTCAGGAACAGGCAGACCAGCGCCAGCGCGACCATGCCGTAGACCGCCCGCGTCACCAGTAGCCGGCGCCGGTTCGGCGGCGTGGCCGACAGGGCATGGCCCCAATAGAAAGTGGTCAGCGCGATGGCGGACAGACCGCACAGGTGGCTGAACAGGTACGCGGCGTTGACCCGGAGCGCGTCGAACAGCGCCTCGACAGTGGGGGTGAGCGTGAGGAAACTGAGCGAGAGCAGCACCAGGATGACGATGGGAGCGCGCTGTCCGCGCGCGCCTTGCGGTGTGAGTTGCCAGAGCATGACGCAGGCCCCGAGCAGGATCAGCACGGCGACCACCGTGATGAACTGTGTCACCGCTACTCGATCCGGCTGCGGGGAAAGCCCAGCGCGCCGCGGATCTGCGCGGATTCGCCGGTGTCGGCATCGCTCCACAGGATGGTGCGCAGGGTCTGCCGGGCGAAGGCCTCGGCTTCGCGCTCGCAGCGCGAGTCGTACGCCGATCGGTACCGAACCCGCGCGAAGTTCCCGATGGCGGCGGGACTGACGATGGAACACAGGGCCTGACCCGCGTCGATCCGGAGTTCGACGCTGGTGTGGCCGTGCAGGATATGGCCGGCCTCGTGCAGCACGGTATTGATGCGGGCGATCTCCGGGAGATCGGCGTCGTATTCGATGAGATCACCGGAACCGGTGCGCAGCCAGCGCCCGGCGACGGCGGGCGGCAGGGCGGTGCTGGCCGCGATGTGCACCGGAATCCCGCTGGCGGCGGCCAGGATTCGGCCGAACTCGGGCAGGCTGAACGGCTGCAACTGGGCGGCCTTGCGCTGGACCGCGGTCAGAGTTCGGCGTCGGTTGCGATGGCTCATCTTCACTCGGCTGGGTCCTCGGGCACATCCCCCTCGCACGATAGTGCCACAGGCTACCGGCGGATCGGGCATGCGACCGCACCCGCAGTTCCTGGGTCTTGTTCGCAATCGCACAGCGCGACAGGTGAATTGGAGATGATCTTGCCGCCCGAGCCACGGTTGCGGGAGGATGGCGAAATGGGCAGACGTGCGCGCGAGCAGGATGCGCCCAGCGGCGAGCCCGAGGTGGCGGGGATGGCCGGGGTGGTGCTGGCCCTGCATTCGGATCTGGCGGAGTGGATGGGCACCGATGCACCGCCGAAAGTCTTCGATCGGTTCGCCGAGGCGTTGCACGAACGGTTCAGCGCGGTCACGGTCGTCGCGCAGGTCGTCGACCGCGATACCTTGCTGACCGGAGTGTGGTCGGTGCGAAACGCACAGCCGGGGTTGCGGATCGAGATTTCCGAGGTGGAGGAGATCGTCGCGGCCGGCACCGTGGCCGTGGTGCGCTTCGTCGCGGAGTACGCACACCGGGAGATGCGCGCCCGGCGCATGGTCACCGCGGTCCTGCTCGCCACCGACCACGGTTACCGTTGGCGATCCATGCACGAAACAGCGCCGCAGGCGTGACACGCGCAACGCCTCGCCCAGTCCATTCGTCGCCGGGCGGGGTCAGGCGCTAACTTGTTCGGGTGACGAAGAGCGGTGTATCCACGGTGGCGGCAGCATGGCAAGCGGGCGACGGAACTCCGGTGCCATTGAAGGACGCGACCGTGGCTTGGGCGCTGGCCGCGCACACCGAACTCGCCGAGCTCGCCACCGGATACGGACACTTCATCACAGTGACGGAATTGGCGGAACGGGTGCAGGAGGTGTCCGGCGTGCACACCGCCGCGCCGACCCGCACCTGGATGGAGGCGATCTTGCGCAAGGTCGCGCGCCGCTGTCACAAGGCGGGGGAGCCGCCGCTCACCGCGCTGTGTGTGCGGCAGAACCACACCGTCGGCGAGGCCTACAAGTACGTCCTCGAGCTGGCCGCGCTGCCGATCCCGGACGACCTGGAGTTACACGCCGCCTACGCGCGCTGGCAGTGCTACCAGTTCCACGGCGCGGAAATGCCCGAGGACTTTTCCGTCCCGCCGCTCACGCCCAAGGTCGCGAGCCGTCGGCGCCCGGCCAGCAAGATGACCACGCAGGTGGCGCACGCCGGGGTGGAAATCACGCAGCCGGTGCGCCCCGCCGTGTGCTCGCAGTGCTACATGCAGTTGCCCCGCGCGGGGACCTGCATCAACTGCATCTAGCTCTACGGATCGAGCTAACGATCGAAGGTGCCGGACGTGATGGACGCGGTGAAGGCCGTCCACTCGCCGGGGCCGAATACCAGTGCCGGGCCGGACGGGTCCTTCGAGTCCCGGACGCCGACTCGCCCGGTGTCGAGGAAGGCGACCTCGACGCAATCCCGGGACGCGCCACTGCGCCGGCTCTTGAACCACTTCGCGTCGGACAGTTCTGATTTCACGGGTTTCTCCTTTGCAATCCTGCGAATGAGAGTTGGCGCCTCCCCGCCACATCCAATACGACAGACCCCAGGGTCTGTGCAGAACTACGATACGACCGGATCGGTCCGAGCACTGTCGATTCCGGTGTAATTCCGATAGCGCCGTAACTTTTCGGGCTTTTCCGCCCGTTCGATCGCACAATTCGATCCGCCGCGATCATGTGATTAACAGAGTTAACGAACGGACGATGTTTCTGCCGCACAACCTATTTCA from Nocardia goodfellowii carries:
- a CDS encoding ImmA/IrrE family metallo-endopeptidase — translated: MSHRNRRRTLTAVQRKAAQLQPFSLPEFGRILAAASGIPVHIAASTALPPAVAGRWLRTGSGDLIEYDADLPEIARINTVLHEAGHILHGHTSVELRIDAGQALCSIVSPAAIGNFARVRYRSAYDSRCEREAEAFARQTLRTILWSDADTGESAQIRGALGFPRSRIE
- a CDS encoding DUF397 domain-containing protein, which gives rise to MKSELSDAKWFKSRRSGASRDCVEVAFLDTGRVGVRDSKDPSGPALVFGPGEWTAFTASITSGTFDR